The Deltaproteobacteria bacterium genome has a window encoding:
- the dctP gene encoding TRAP transporter substrate-binding protein DctP, whose protein sequence is MQRYSSKLALHILVIFILLFAAMVPAFAGKKVKFKACTVAPAGTPWEQQTKSMKKFIRKQSAGEIKMKVYYGGAKGTAKECIGKIIAGELQMYGGTLSAMNYVIPELEVFDLPFLWSSTEEVDFVLDNHLVPVVGSLFRAGGFVFNQWAENGWHGIGTKGKFIKSPNDLTDLTIRSQPSIVHPLTWSTFGAVPIALETSEVVDALESAKIVAYGNTPLFVFAAGWQPYITHFTQTKHLYQPGVIAFGKYWFDKQTPEHKKVLNGRSHEGALEGRTGVRKIQPDLLENFRSFGIKVYKLTPAERKQFAKKAQQVRKSYEGKASPGAVLLLKAIEKGKVAFKKK, encoded by the coding sequence ATGCAAAGATATTCGAGTAAGCTCGCTCTTCATATTCTGGTCATCTTCATTCTTCTGTTCGCCGCGATGGTGCCCGCCTTTGCAGGCAAGAAGGTTAAATTCAAGGCATGTACCGTAGCCCCGGCCGGGACCCCATGGGAACAGCAGACCAAGAGTATGAAAAAGTTCATTCGCAAGCAGTCGGCAGGCGAAATCAAGATGAAGGTTTATTACGGCGGGGCGAAAGGCACCGCGAAAGAGTGCATAGGGAAGATCATAGCAGGTGAGTTGCAGATGTACGGAGGTACGCTTTCAGCCATGAACTACGTTATTCCAGAGCTGGAGGTGTTTGACTTACCATTCCTCTGGAGTTCCACAGAGGAAGTGGACTTTGTGCTTGATAATCACCTTGTTCCGGTGGTTGGCTCGCTTTTCAGGGCAGGCGGTTTTGTCTTTAATCAATGGGCGGAGAATGGGTGGCACGGGATAGGAACAAAGGGCAAGTTCATCAAATCTCCGAATGACCTGACGGATCTGACGATTCGTTCACAACCCTCTATTGTTCATCCGTTGACGTGGTCTACATTTGGCGCGGTTCCCATAGCCCTTGAAACGAGTGAAGTCGTGGATGCATTGGAGTCTGCTAAAATAGTCGCTTACGGCAACACTCCTCTCTTCGTATTTGCGGCCGGATGGCAACCTTACATCACTCATTTCACACAAACCAAGCACTTGTATCAGCCCGGCGTAATCGCATTTGGTAAATATTGGTTCGACAAGCAAACACCTGAACATAAAAAAGTTCTTAATGGCCGGTCCCATGAGGGAGCTCTCGAAGGCCGAACCGGCGTGCGGAAGATTCAGCCAGATCTGCTCGAAAATTTTCGTAGCTTTGGCATCAAGGTTTACAAACTCACCCCCGCCGAGCGCAAGCAATTTGCCAAGAAGGCTCAACAGGTTCGAAAGAGTTACGAGGGAAAAGCAAGTCCAGGTGCCGTTTTACTTCTCAAGGCCATTGAGAAAGGAAAAGTTGCTTTCAAGAAAAAGTGA
- a CDS encoding collagen-like protein, translated as MLLTFQIRTADGAQGPQGEPGADGTNGTDGEDGQDGTNGTDGAAGADGSDCTVSAVDCVATLTCEDGTSVSWNLTGCKLEVPEGMVEVPAGDYKACVDAGVCQYNRHLPHL; from the coding sequence ATTCTACTCACTTTCCAAATTCGGACCGCCGATGGTGCTCAAGGTCCTCAGGGTGAGCCAGGTGCCGATGGTACGAACGGAACCGATGGTGAAGATGGCCAAGATGGTACCAACGGAACGGATGGCGCAGCCGGAGCCGATGGCTCAGACTGCACAGTGAGCGCAGTTGATTGTGTCGCCACGCTTACTTGTGAGGATGGTACTTCTGTTAGCTGGAACTTAACGGGTTGTAAGCTTGAAGTACCTGAAGGCATGGTTGAAGTGCCAGCTGGTGATTATAAAGCTTGTGTAGATGCAGGTGTGTGCCAGTACAACAGACACCTACCGCACTTATGA
- a CDS encoding SUMF1/EgtB/PvdO family nonheme iron enzyme, with product MCASTTDTYRTYDNGKELHPINYVNWYDATANCIFNGKRLPTEQEWEKVARGTDGRTHPCGEDAPDGTRSNYWDSGDDFDNGTTPVGYFNGVNTLADGTTPTVNSLSPYDAYGMAGNVWEWTNSWYGSDMNTRVLRGGSFNNNNTNNLRTSNRNNNNPDNRNNNNGFRCAQ from the coding sequence GTGTGTGCCAGTACAACAGACACCTACCGCACTTATGATAATGGCAAAGAGCTCCATCCGATAAACTATGTAAATTGGTATGATGCGACTGCTAATTGCATTTTTAATGGTAAGCGCTTGCCCACAGAACAAGAGTGGGAAAAAGTAGCTCGCGGCACAGATGGTAGAACCCATCCTTGTGGAGAGGATGCTCCTGATGGCACGCGCTCTAATTATTGGGACAGTGGTGATGACTTTGACAACGGAACAACTCCTGTTGGGTATTTCAATGGCGTCAATACATTAGCTGATGGAACCACCCCCACGGTTAACAGCCTAAGCCCATATGACGCTTATGGTATGGCTGGGAATGTGTGGGAGTGGACGAATTCTTGGTATGGCAGTGATATGAACACTCGCGTGTTGCGCGGCGGGTCGTTCAACAACAACAACACGAACAACTTACGCACATCTAATCGCAACAACAACAATCCAGACAACCGTAACAACAACAACGGTTTCCGTTGCGCCCAGTAG
- the pbpC gene encoding penicillin-binding protein 1C — translation MLKAILHWRLRGHHPFKWMCVGSFVLVAFIFLLIPTPQFETPLSTVLYDQSGELLSATVAGDEQWRFPPTDKLSEKFVHAITTFEDKRFYSHPGIDVLALGRAISDNYKEGRVVSGASTLTMQVARLSRPGSARTLFSKAVEAVAALKLELFYTKDEILNLYASHAPFGGNVVGIEAAAWRYFGRKAENLSWAEAATLAVLPNSPALIHPGRNRTYLKAKRDRLLVNMHTQGIIPGETLTLAQAEPLPMKPHPIPNHAPHLLAHHLRQTGESQGQTTLVRSQQTMLTEVIERHHKRLSGNGIHNAAGIILKVDTGEVVAYVGNVPKFSPALHQNHVDIIQSPRSTGSVLKPLLYTAMLRDGALMPHQLIPDVPTRFGGFAPLNFGKSYDGAVPASTALARSLNIPASLMLRDYGLDRFYAELESLGMSTLTHPAGHYGLTLILGGSEATLWELTGMYAGLARAAQIGREQKLSTSYFKPRYLSDSQIEKQDEETPAYRADPGAIYQTFTALLDVNRPGLGQGWKQFASSQPIAWKTGTSFGFRDAWSIGVTPEYAVGIWVGNADGEGRAGLTGTSAAAPIMLDVFSRLDHGHWFTPQAQRMATAHVCSQSGHIAGPHCEHSEEKLIPKGSLDTAPCGYCQNTHLHPTENHRVSSACAAVHTMRHTSYFVLPTKMETFYRRKHPGYKPLPSFHPSCPEATDSQEPSMAIVYPTPRSRIFVPRGLDGKPGQAVMEATHREPNSQIFWHLNDEFVGTTQGFHQIALAPPAGEHVLTLVDEMGARQRLGFVVME, via the coding sequence ATGCTGAAGGCTATTTTGCACTGGCGCCTACGCGGGCATCATCCATTCAAATGGATGTGCGTGGGCAGCTTTGTGCTTGTAGCCTTCATCTTTTTACTGATTCCCACGCCGCAATTTGAGACGCCGCTTTCCACGGTGCTTTACGACCAAAGTGGAGAGCTTCTCTCGGCTACCGTGGCTGGGGATGAGCAGTGGCGCTTTCCGCCCACCGATAAGCTTTCTGAAAAATTTGTTCATGCCATCACCACCTTTGAAGATAAGCGCTTCTACAGCCATCCCGGCATTGATGTGCTGGCACTTGGCCGCGCCATTTCCGATAATTATAAAGAAGGCCGTGTGGTCAGTGGTGCCAGCACCCTGACCATGCAGGTGGCCCGCCTGTCTCGCCCCGGTTCTGCCCGCACGCTCTTTTCCAAAGCGGTGGAAGCAGTGGCTGCGTTGAAGCTGGAGCTTTTTTACACCAAAGACGAAATCTTAAACCTCTACGCCAGCCACGCACCCTTTGGCGGCAATGTGGTGGGCATTGAAGCCGCCGCCTGGCGCTACTTTGGGCGCAAAGCCGAAAACCTCTCCTGGGCAGAAGCCGCTACCCTGGCGGTGCTTCCCAACAGCCCGGCTTTGATTCACCCAGGCCGCAACCGCACCTACCTTAAGGCTAAGCGCGACCGCCTTTTGGTAAACATGCACACCCAAGGCATCATCCCGGGCGAAACTCTTACGCTCGCCCAAGCAGAACCGCTGCCGATGAAGCCGCACCCTATTCCCAACCATGCGCCGCACCTCTTGGCCCACCACTTACGCCAAACCGGTGAAAGCCAGGGGCAGACCACCTTGGTGCGCAGCCAGCAAACGATGCTCACAGAAGTGATTGAGCGCCACCACAAGAGGCTTTCGGGCAATGGCATTCACAACGCTGCGGGTATCATTTTGAAGGTGGATACAGGCGAAGTGGTGGCTTATGTGGGCAATGTGCCTAAGTTCTCCCCGGCTTTGCACCAAAACCATGTAGACATCATTCAATCGCCCCGCAGCACCGGCAGTGTGCTTAAGCCTTTGCTTTATACCGCCATGCTCCGCGATGGCGCGCTCATGCCTCACCAGCTCATCCCCGATGTCCCCACCCGCTTTGGCGGCTTTGCTCCGCTGAACTTTGGTAAAAGTTACGATGGTGCGGTGCCTGCCTCCACGGCTTTGGCCCGCTCGCTGAATATCCCTGCCTCGCTCATGCTGCGCGACTATGGCCTGGACCGCTTTTACGCCGAGCTGGAATCTTTGGGCATGAGTACCCTCACCCATCCGGCGGGCCATTATGGGCTTACACTCATTCTTGGCGGCTCTGAAGCCACCTTATGGGAGCTCACCGGCATGTATGCCGGGCTTGCCCGCGCCGCGCAGATTGGCCGCGAGCAAAAGCTTTCCACCAGCTATTTTAAGCCGCGCTATTTATCTGATTCGCAAATTGAGAAGCAAGACGAAGAAACACCTGCTTACCGCGCCGACCCGGGTGCCATTTACCAAACTTTCACCGCTCTTCTCGATGTAAACCGCCCCGGGCTTGGCCAAGGCTGGAAGCAATTTGCCTCGTCTCAGCCCATTGCCTGGAAAACCGGCACCAGCTTTGGTTTTCGCGATGCTTGGTCCATTGGCGTGACCCCAGAATATGCCGTGGGCATTTGGGTGGGCAACGCCGACGGTGAAGGCCGCGCTGGTCTCACGGGCACCAGCGCCGCGGCGCCCATTATGCTGGATGTGTTTTCACGCTTAGACCACGGCCACTGGTTTACGCCCCAAGCGCAGCGCATGGCCACCGCCCACGTATGCAGCCAAAGCGGCCACATTGCTGGCCCCCACTGCGAACACAGCGAAGAAAAGCTCATTCCCAAAGGCTCGCTGGATACCGCGCCTTGCGGCTATTGCCAGAATACCCACCTGCATCCTACCGAGAACCATCGCGTAAGCAGCGCCTGCGCCGCCGTGCACACCATGCGACACACCTCTTACTTTGTATTGCCCACCAAAATGGAAACCTTCTACCGGCGCAAACACCCCGGCTACAAACCGCTCCCAAGCTTTCACCCAAGCTGCCCCGAAGCCACAGACTCCCAAGAGCCATCCATGGCCATTGTGTATCCCACGCCGCGCTCACGGATTTTTGTGCCACGCGGACTTGACGGGAAACCAGGGCAAGCGGTGATGGAAGCGACGCATCGTGAGCCGAATAGTCAGATTTTCTGGCATTTGAATGATGAGTTTGTGGGGACGACTCAGGGGTTTCATCAGATTGCTTTGGCGCCGCCTGCGGGGGAGCATGTGCTTACTTTAGTGGATGAGATGGGGGCGCGGCAGAGGCTTGGGTTTGTGGTGATGGAGTGA